One Fundidesulfovibrio terrae genomic window carries:
- a CDS encoding YgiQ family radical SAM protein, which produces MPRTPIDQPAFLPMTRAEMDRLGWDELDVLLVTGDAYVDHPSFGAPLLGRWLVSHGYKTGIIAQPRWEAPDDLAVMGRPRLFAGVTAGSLDSMLAHYTAFRKKRSDDAYTPGGQAGARPNRASVVYANLVRRAFPGIPVALGGIEASLRRVSHYDFWSDSLRRSILLDAKASVVLYGMAEHSVLSLAEGLDRLESEGGELADVLQRVPGAVYACKPGSLPEGMDVLELPSHEDILADPRLLIKATLTMERHVHQNRQTAVQRSGDRLVVLTPPGEGLEGDALDGLYALPFTRQAHPSYSEAIPAADMIRGSLNIHRGCAGGCSFCTLALHQGRRIRSRSRRSALDEAARLARTKGFTGSISDVGGPSANMWGGRCAGDMTSCVRSSCLTPRICKHFQVDQDAFVELLDDVSRVPGVRHVRVASGWRMDLGLADKPALSRMIREFTGGQAKVAPEHMAAHVLRLMRKPGFSVFEQFLGLFENESDRAGKEQYVVPYLMSAFPGCTMQDMEDLSGWLKAKGWKPSQVQCFIPLPGTAAAAMYFAGTDLEGQPIHVARSDAERLGQHAALSSGRERRLAGAGAGRRGGDRKEQERNGAPGRRGGEPEGGGTHPRASRGGAGGSHAGPAAQAAKDPRRNGGGKSRGTAQGGPAGPQPEPGRGGRGRPAGRKGPRRSRG; this is translated from the coding sequence ATGCCCCGCACCCCCATCGACCAACCCGCCTTCCTCCCCATGACCCGCGCCGAGATGGACCGCCTCGGCTGGGACGAACTGGACGTGCTCCTCGTCACCGGCGACGCTTATGTGGACCATCCTTCCTTCGGCGCGCCGCTTCTGGGCCGCTGGCTGGTCAGCCACGGCTACAAGACAGGCATTATAGCCCAGCCCCGCTGGGAAGCGCCGGACGACCTGGCCGTCATGGGCCGCCCGCGTCTGTTCGCCGGCGTCACGGCCGGGTCTTTGGACTCCATGCTGGCCCACTACACGGCCTTCCGCAAAAAACGCTCCGACGACGCCTACACCCCGGGCGGCCAGGCGGGCGCGCGGCCCAACCGGGCGTCGGTGGTCTACGCCAACCTCGTGCGCCGGGCCTTTCCGGGCATCCCTGTGGCCCTGGGCGGCATCGAGGCCTCGCTTCGGCGCGTGTCCCACTACGATTTCTGGTCCGACTCGCTCAGACGATCCATCCTCCTGGACGCCAAGGCCAGCGTGGTGCTCTACGGCATGGCCGAGCACTCGGTGCTGTCCCTGGCCGAGGGACTGGACCGACTGGAATCCGAGGGAGGGGAACTCGCGGACGTGCTGCAGCGCGTTCCCGGCGCGGTGTACGCGTGCAAGCCAGGCAGTCTTCCCGAAGGAATGGACGTGCTGGAGCTGCCCTCCCACGAGGACATCCTGGCCGACCCGAGGCTCCTCATAAAGGCCACGCTTACCATGGAGCGCCACGTCCACCAGAACCGGCAGACCGCCGTGCAGCGAAGCGGCGACCGGCTGGTGGTGCTGACCCCGCCGGGCGAGGGCCTGGAAGGGGACGCCCTGGACGGGCTCTACGCGCTGCCCTTCACCAGGCAGGCCCACCCGTCGTACTCCGAGGCCATTCCGGCGGCGGACATGATCCGGGGGAGCCTGAACATCCACCGCGGCTGCGCCGGGGGCTGCTCCTTCTGCACCCTGGCCCTGCACCAGGGGCGGCGCATCCGCTCCCGCAGCAGGCGCTCGGCCCTGGACGAGGCGGCCCGCCTGGCCCGCACCAAGGGCTTCACCGGCAGCATAAGCGACGTGGGCGGCCCCAGCGCCAACATGTGGGGAGGCCGTTGCGCCGGGGACATGACCTCCTGCGTGCGGTCAAGCTGCCTGACGCCGCGCATCTGCAAGCATTTCCAGGTGGACCAGGACGCCTTCGTGGAGCTTCTTGACGACGTGTCCCGCGTGCCGGGCGTGCGCCACGTGCGGGTGGCCAGCGGCTGGCGCATGGACCTGGGGCTGGCGGACAAGCCCGCCCTGTCGCGCATGATCCGGGAGTTCACCGGCGGGCAGGCCAAGGTGGCCCCCGAACACATGGCCGCCCACGTGCTGCGGCTCATGCGCAAGCCGGGCTTTTCGGTGTTCGAGCAGTTCCTGGGGCTTTTCGAGAACGAATCCGACCGCGCGGGCAAGGAGCAGTATGTGGTCCCCTACCTCATGAGCGCCTTCCCCGGCTGCACCATGCAGGACATGGAGGACCTCTCGGGCTGGCTCAAGGCCAAGGGCTGGAAGCCGAGCCAGGTGCAGTGCTTCATCCCGCTTCCCGGAACCGCAGCCGCGGCCATGTATTTCGCCGGGACCGACCTGGAAGGCCAGCCCATCCATGTGGCCCGAAGCGACGCCGAGCGCCTGGGCCAGCACGCGGCGCTCAGTTCCGGACGCGAGCGGCGCCTGGCCGGAGCAGGGGCGGGCAGGCGCGGCGGCGACAGGAAGGAACAGGAGCGCAACGGCGCGCCAGGACGCCGGGGCGGCGAGCCGGAAGGCGGCGGAACGCATCCCCGCGCCTCTCGCGGCGGCGCGGGCGGCTCGCATGCGGGTCCGGCCGCGCAGGCAGCAAAGGACCCTCGCCGAAACGGGGGAGGGAAGAGCCGGGGCACGGCGCAGGGCGGCCCAGCCGGACCCCAGCCTGAGCCCGGCCGGGGCGGACGCGGCAGGCCCGCCGGAAGGAAGGGCCCCCGGCGTTCGAGAGGATGA
- a CDS encoding cache domain-containing protein codes for MAAIFAAGGLLVFSMARTMLTDDILTLEKGFATEIRSLVRLTAENSFNRYLDLKSAAVAERKRRIQQACRGALVGISLLHSLENAGDMTGEQARKKALAWVKSRTFGPDASSVFILDHDLTALAVKDPGLEGRKWTGFPNLKGQDAFELVGKTVRETGSASSVFWWADRDGGQKSKRMGMFFAFPQWDWIVGTMVDMEELEKIDGVLREKAVQELASDLSGIHYGDKGRLFIVDKTGRVLLNPWREGTAASGMTGNAAGWAFPEEVLRSAQGTGQPVEYRWPNPVTGEPERQIAFVEHFKPFDLNIALIASMDELTRPGDKLALVQAVIAFGVLMLGLCALYPILLGISKPLKVLSEEARELPRGNFSRPGQLAMELDTLAEGATTEVADLAKGFRFMLQELATHLQAISESQAMLTYLNRTLEQRVDDRTKDLELANSRLQAEIAERIATAEQMIQAKDEALEASKAKSQFLANMSHEIRTPITSILGLAELSLLASSRGKEGHYSRQIIQSTRDLLALVNDILDLSRVEAGKITLEKIPFAPRETIDFALGRFQAACREKGLSFFVRWEGNLPGRLLGDPLRLSQVLGNLVGNAVKFTRKGSVTVTIGPARPCGDGRIEIQAAVADTGPGIAPEQKEKVFEAFHQADSGYSKSHQGSGLGLAICRELTALMGGSVWVEAGHEGGSVFFFTARFESAPAQTQEALPQPSAGAVHGRRLRILLAEDNALNRGFFEEFLESLGHQVLSVEDGQAALDALVREEVDLILMDVQMPRLDGLEATRRIRAGECGPRAAAAPIVALTASAMLGDRERLLQAGMNHYLSKPVKLDTLQGAVEMFTQGPDGDPAPE; via the coding sequence GTGGCGGCCATTTTCGCCGCTGGTGGACTGCTGGTGTTCTCCATGGCCAGGACCATGCTCACCGATGACATCCTGACCCTGGAAAAAGGATTCGCCACCGAGATACGCAGCCTCGTGCGTCTCACCGCCGAAAACAGCTTCAACCGCTACCTCGACCTCAAAAGCGCCGCCGTGGCCGAGCGCAAACGCCGCATCCAGCAGGCGTGCAGAGGCGCGCTGGTCGGCATCTCCCTCCTGCACAGCCTCGAGAACGCCGGGGACATGACCGGCGAACAGGCCCGCAAGAAGGCCCTGGCCTGGGTCAAGAGCCGCACCTTCGGCCCGGACGCAAGTTCCGTCTTCATCCTCGACCACGACCTCACCGCCCTCGCAGTGAAGGACCCGGGGCTCGAAGGTAGGAAATGGACCGGCTTTCCCAACCTCAAGGGCCAGGACGCATTCGAACTCGTGGGAAAGACCGTCCGGGAGACGGGCAGCGCGAGTTCGGTCTTCTGGTGGGCCGATCGCGACGGCGGCCAGAAGAGCAAGCGCATGGGCATGTTCTTCGCCTTTCCGCAGTGGGACTGGATCGTGGGCACCATGGTGGACATGGAGGAGTTGGAGAAGATCGACGGCGTCCTGCGCGAGAAGGCGGTCCAGGAACTGGCCTCGGACCTCTCCGGCATACACTACGGAGACAAGGGGCGTCTTTTCATTGTGGACAAGACGGGGCGGGTTCTCCTCAACCCTTGGCGCGAGGGAACGGCGGCAAGCGGCATGACCGGGAACGCCGCGGGATGGGCCTTCCCGGAAGAGGTGCTGCGCTCCGCCCAGGGCACCGGCCAGCCAGTGGAATACCGATGGCCGAACCCCGTCACGGGCGAACCCGAGAGACAGATCGCCTTCGTGGAGCATTTCAAGCCCTTCGACTTGAACATCGCCCTGATCGCAAGCATGGACGAACTCACCCGGCCGGGCGACAAGCTGGCCCTCGTGCAGGCCGTCATCGCCTTCGGAGTGCTGATGCTCGGGTTGTGCGCGCTCTATCCGATCCTTTTGGGCATATCCAAACCGCTCAAGGTGCTCTCCGAGGAGGCCCGCGAGCTGCCCAGGGGCAATTTTTCGCGGCCGGGCCAGCTCGCCATGGAGCTGGACACCCTGGCCGAAGGCGCCACCACGGAGGTGGCCGACCTGGCCAAGGGCTTCCGGTTCATGCTCCAGGAACTGGCCACGCACCTGCAGGCCATCAGCGAATCCCAGGCCATGCTCACCTATCTGAACCGCACCCTGGAGCAGCGGGTGGACGACCGCACCAAGGACCTGGAACTGGCCAACTCAAGGCTCCAGGCAGAAATCGCCGAGCGCATCGCCACGGCCGAGCAGATGATCCAGGCCAAGGACGAAGCCCTGGAGGCGTCCAAGGCCAAGAGCCAATTCCTGGCCAACATGAGCCACGAGATACGCACGCCCATCACCTCCATCCTGGGGCTGGCGGAGCTGTCGCTGCTGGCCTCGTCCCGGGGCAAGGAGGGGCACTACTCCAGGCAGATCATCCAATCCACCCGCGACCTTCTGGCCCTGGTCAACGACATCCTGGACCTCTCCAGGGTCGAGGCCGGAAAGATCACTCTCGAAAAGATCCCCTTCGCCCCCAGGGAGACCATCGACTTCGCGCTGGGCCGCTTCCAGGCCGCCTGCCGGGAAAAGGGGCTGTCCTTCTTCGTGCGCTGGGAGGGGAACCTGCCCGGCCGCCTGTTGGGCGATCCCCTGCGCCTGTCCCAGGTGCTGGGCAACCTGGTGGGCAACGCGGTCAAGTTCACCCGCAAGGGCTCGGTGACCGTGACCATCGGACCGGCCAGGCCCTGCGGGGATGGGCGCATCGAAATCCAGGCTGCGGTGGCCGACACGGGCCCCGGGATCGCGCCCGAACAGAAGGAGAAGGTTTTCGAAGCCTTCCATCAGGCAGACTCGGGCTATTCCAAGTCGCACCAGGGAAGCGGGCTGGGACTGGCCATCTGCCGCGAACTGACCGCGCTCATGGGCGGGAGCGTCTGGGTGGAAGCCGGCCACGAGGGGGGGAGCGTCTTTTTCTTCACCGCCCGCTTCGAGTCCGCTCCGGCCCAGACCCAGGAGGCCCTCCCCCAGCCGTCCGCAGGGGCGGTGCATGGGCGACGGCTGCGAATCCTCCTGGCCGAGGACAACGCCCTCAACCGGGGCTTCTTCGAGGAGTTCCTGGAATCGCTCGGGCATCAGGTCCTTTCCGTGGAGGACGGGCAGGCCGCTCTGGACGCCCTGGTGCGCGAGGAAGTCGATCTGATCCTGATGGACGTGCAGATGCCGCGCCTGGACGGCCTCGAGGCGACCCGCCGAATCAGGGCCGGGGAATGCGGTCCCCGTGCGGCGGCGGCGCCCATCGTCGCCCTGACCGCGTCGGCCATGCTGGGCGACCGGGAACGCCTGCTCCAGGCGGGCATGAACCACTACCTGTCCAAGCCCGTCAAGCTGGACACCCTTCAGGGTGCGGTGGAGATGTTCACTCAGGGGCCGGACGGCGATCCCGCCCCGGAGTAG
- a CDS encoding ABC transporter substrate-binding protein: MGARIPTTLAAFLAVLSVLAAAFLPLPLEAADTAPAPRQEGKWRIAYVEGGTYENYQKVLKSFVRGLEKLGWIQADETFHKTSFPDDRAMWAWLSQNARSDYLEFVPDAFWSANWEETARERNKDEAINRLRERRDIDAVIAMGTWAGQDLANDRHSTPVIVFQSSDAVKAGIVKSAQYSGRPHVFALCDPARYKRQVSVFHDIVHFRKLGVTFEDSPTGRIYAAIDDVKDVCREQGVELVECHAVTNSPDFSQAVASFRACNERLAKEADAVLITHSMTVKPSTMPELFKPFLDAKIPTFAQMGSGAVRRGALLSLSQTDFKAIGLFYARAFSQILRGASPGSLPQVFEDPPVLAVNLETAKRIGFNPPSDVLAESEEVFTSILTQDSQ, translated from the coding sequence ATGGGTGCACGCATCCCCACCACCCTGGCAGCCTTTCTAGCCGTTCTGAGCGTCCTGGCGGCCGCATTCCTCCCCCTTCCCCTCGAGGCAGCCGACACCGCCCCTGCCCCCAGACAGGAGGGAAAATGGCGCATCGCCTACGTCGAGGGAGGCACCTACGAGAACTACCAGAAGGTCCTCAAATCGTTCGTGCGGGGTCTCGAGAAGCTCGGCTGGATCCAGGCCGACGAAACCTTCCACAAGACCAGCTTCCCGGACGATCGGGCCATGTGGGCCTGGCTTTCGCAAAACGCCCGAAGCGACTACCTGGAATTCGTGCCCGACGCGTTCTGGTCGGCCAACTGGGAGGAAACGGCGCGGGAGCGGAACAAGGACGAAGCCATCAACCGTCTGCGCGAGCGCAGGGACATCGACGCGGTCATCGCCATGGGCACCTGGGCCGGGCAGGATCTGGCCAACGACCGGCACTCCACCCCGGTGATCGTCTTCCAGTCCAGCGATGCGGTGAAGGCGGGCATCGTGAAGTCCGCCCAGTATTCCGGGCGGCCCCATGTCTTCGCCCTCTGCGATCCCGCGCGCTACAAGCGCCAGGTTTCCGTTTTCCACGACATCGTTCACTTCAGGAAATTGGGCGTGACCTTCGAGGACAGCCCGACGGGACGTATTTACGCCGCCATCGACGACGTGAAGGACGTCTGCCGTGAACAGGGCGTGGAACTGGTGGAATGCCACGCCGTGACCAACTCGCCGGATTTCTCCCAGGCCGTGGCCAGCTTCCGCGCCTGCAACGAACGGCTCGCCAAGGAAGCGGACGCGGTGCTCATCACCCATTCCATGACCGTGAAGCCCAGCACCATGCCCGAACTGTTCAAGCCGTTTCTGGACGCCAAGATTCCCACCTTCGCCCAGATGGGCTCGGGAGCAGTCCGCCGTGGGGCGCTCCTGAGCCTCTCCCAGACCGACTTCAAGGCCATCGGCCTGTTCTACGCCAGGGCGTTTTCCCAGATACTGCGCGGAGCCAGCCCCGGCAGCCTGCCCCAGGTGTTCGAGGATCCGCCGGTTCTCGCCGTCAACCTGGAAACCGCAAAGCGCATCGGATTCAACCCCCCGAGCGACGTCCTGGCGGAATCGGAGGAAGTCTTCACCAGCATTCTCACCCAGGATTCTCAATGA
- the msrB gene encoding peptide-methionine (R)-S-oxide reductase MsrB — MRTFSLTLGWFFTLVAAGCIWPLDGGALAVTAEELKPRPGESVATFAGGCFWCTESDFEKVPGVTRVISGYCGGKEPNPTYKEVSAGSTGHMESIQVFFDPGKVSYAELVEYLWHHIDPTDAGGQFVDRGKQYRSAIFYHDEEQKRIAEESKERLAKSGVFEGKPIVTEIRPYETFYPAEDYHQDYYKNNPVRYNYYRWGSGRDQFLKKTWGEQHEPGPGQGGPVAGPKAFTKPSDAELKKTLTPMQYKVTQHEGTEPPFDNEYNANKRAGIYVDIVSGEPLFSSLDKYDSGTGWPSFVRPLEPGNIVTKEDRSLFSVRTEVRSKLAGSHLGHVFNDGPPPTGLRYCMNSAALRFIPAEDLEKEGYGQYAPLFK, encoded by the coding sequence ATGAGGACGTTTTCACTGACCCTGGGCTGGTTCTTCACCCTGGTGGCGGCGGGCTGCATCTGGCCCCTGGACGGCGGCGCCCTGGCCGTTACCGCCGAGGAGCTCAAGCCGAGACCCGGCGAATCCGTGGCCACCTTCGCGGGTGGATGCTTCTGGTGCACCGAATCCGACTTCGAGAAGGTCCCGGGAGTCACACGGGTGATTTCCGGCTACTGCGGAGGCAAGGAACCGAACCCCACCTATAAGGAAGTTTCCGCCGGGAGCACCGGCCATATGGAATCGATCCAGGTGTTCTTCGATCCGGGGAAGGTGAGCTATGCCGAACTGGTGGAATACCTGTGGCATCACATCGACCCCACCGACGCGGGCGGGCAGTTCGTGGACCGGGGCAAGCAGTACCGCTCGGCCATCTTCTACCACGACGAGGAGCAGAAGCGGATCGCCGAGGAATCCAAGGAGCGCCTGGCGAAATCCGGCGTATTCGAAGGCAAGCCCATCGTCACGGAGATTCGGCCCTACGAGACCTTCTATCCTGCCGAGGACTACCACCAGGACTACTACAAGAACAATCCCGTGCGGTACAACTACTACCGCTGGGGCTCCGGGCGCGACCAGTTCCTGAAGAAGACCTGGGGCGAGCAGCACGAACCAGGGCCGGGGCAGGGCGGACCCGTTGCCGGTCCCAAGGCGTTCACGAAGCCGAGCGACGCTGAACTGAAAAAGACCCTCACCCCCATGCAGTACAAGGTGACGCAGCACGAAGGCACCGAACCGCCCTTCGACAACGAGTACAACGCCAACAAGCGCGCCGGCATCTACGTGGACATCGTCTCGGGCGAGCCGCTGTTTTCTTCCCTCGACAAGTACGATTCCGGAACGGGCTGGCCGAGCTTCGTCAGGCCCCTGGAGCCGGGCAACATCGTCACCAAGGAGGATCGCTCGCTCTTTTCCGTGCGCACCGAGGTGCGCTCCAAGCTGGCTGGTTCGCACCTGGGACACGTCTTCAACGACGGGCCTCCGCCAACGGGGCTGCGCTACTGCATGAATTCGGCTGCGCTGCGCTTCATTCCGGCCGAGGATCTGGAAAAAGAAGGGTACGGTCAGTACGCGCCGCTCTTCAAGTAG
- a CDS encoding YceI family protein has translation MTRFPRFWSIAALVAVAGLAAWAPIAVAAGTDQAQPAQVQPAQAQPAQPAAPGSPSAAPAKPSGTTATHAGPAPAGAESKTVAPAPALSFDPPHCSVMFFVKHILAKVPGRFESYSGTVRFDPQNLEGSVIDVSVDMASISTGVPKRDEHLKSPDFFDVGKYPAMWFVSQKITSKGGSEYVAEGDLTIKDVTKRIQLPFTYLGTKPSPLEQGKQVVGFEARFSINLLEFHVGDGKFQRMGALGDTAEVVINLEMLR, from the coding sequence ATGACACGCTTTCCGCGCTTCTGGAGCATCGCCGCGCTCGTGGCCGTCGCCGGGCTTGCGGCCTGGGCTCCCATCGCCGTGGCTGCCGGGACGGACCAGGCCCAGCCGGCTCAAGTGCAGCCGGCTCAGGCCCAGCCGGCTCAGCCCGCGGCGCCGGGATCGCCGTCAGCAGCCCCCGCCAAGCCTTCGGGGACCACAGCCACGCACGCCGGGCCCGCCCCGGCTGGGGCGGAGTCCAAGACCGTTGCTCCCGCCCCGGCCTTGAGTTTCGACCCGCCCCACTGCTCGGTGATGTTCTTCGTCAAACATATCCTGGCCAAGGTGCCGGGACGCTTCGAAAGCTATTCCGGCACGGTGCGCTTCGATCCGCAGAACCTGGAGGGCAGCGTGATCGACGTGAGCGTGGACATGGCCAGCATAAGCACCGGCGTGCCCAAGCGCGACGAACACCTGAAGAGTCCGGACTTCTTCGACGTGGGCAAGTACCCGGCCATGTGGTTCGTCAGTCAGAAGATAACATCCAAGGGCGGCAGCGAGTATGTGGCCGAGGGCGACCTGACCATCAAGGACGTGACCAAGCGCATCCAGCTGCCCTTCACCTACCTGGGGACCAAACCCTCGCCCCTGGAGCAGGGAAAGCAGGTGGTCGGGTTCGAGGCGCGGTTCTCCATCAACCTGCTGGAGTTCCACGTGGGCGATGGCAAGTTCCAGCGCATGGGCGCGCTCGGCGACACGGCCGAGGTGGTGATCAACCTGGAGATGCTGCGCTAG
- a CDS encoding M23 family metallopeptidase: protein MGKILSILFLLVLVGAGVGAYFFTRDMTPPEAALTPDRAATGSKREFTLTARDASGVKAVKISVLQAQKETVIVNKTFEPAQREVVEKFTLEQAGLREGQFDLNMVVTDKSVFNFGAGNTTRISKTMALDNRAPVINVLSQAHIIKQGGACGVVYQVNKDVERSGVIVGDMFFPGYKLDTGNYACIFAFPWNMDPARFQPRLYAEDSAGNERSITFRYQAKATKFKHDSINVGDDFLQSKMPQFETIYPDIKDPAQLYIKVNRDLRKENVAKLVELSKNTSPKMLWDGGPFLRLPNAAPRAAFGDGRTYMYKNQRIDEETHLGVDLASLENAQVPAAQSGKVIFTGFFGIYGNAVVIDHGWGLQTIYSHLSQISAKVGDDVKKGEIIGNTGATGLAAGDHLHFGIILGGIEIQPIEWWDPHWIKDNITSKFQ from the coding sequence ATGGGCAAAATCCTCTCGATTCTTTTTCTGCTGGTCCTCGTCGGCGCGGGCGTCGGCGCATACTTCTTCACCAGGGACATGACCCCTCCAGAAGCCGCCCTCACTCCCGATCGGGCGGCCACCGGCAGCAAGCGCGAATTCACCCTGACCGCCAGGGACGCCTCGGGCGTCAAGGCCGTCAAGATCTCGGTGCTCCAGGCCCAGAAAGAGACCGTGATCGTCAACAAGACCTTCGAGCCCGCACAGCGCGAGGTGGTGGAGAAGTTCACCCTGGAGCAGGCCGGGCTGCGCGAAGGCCAGTTCGACCTGAACATGGTGGTCACGGACAAGTCCGTGTTCAACTTCGGCGCGGGCAACACCACCCGCATTTCCAAGACCATGGCCCTGGACAACCGCGCCCCGGTGATCAACGTGCTCTCCCAGGCGCACATCATCAAGCAGGGCGGCGCCTGCGGCGTGGTCTACCAGGTGAACAAGGACGTGGAGCGCTCCGGCGTCATCGTGGGCGACATGTTCTTCCCCGGCTACAAGCTCGATACCGGCAACTACGCCTGCATATTCGCCTTCCCCTGGAACATGGACCCCGCCCGCTTCCAGCCCCGGCTCTACGCCGAGGACTCCGCCGGAAACGAGCGCTCCATCACCTTCCGCTACCAGGCCAAGGCCACCAAGTTCAAACACGACAGCATCAACGTGGGCGACGATTTCCTGCAGTCCAAGATGCCCCAGTTCGAAACCATCTACCCCGACATCAAGGACCCGGCCCAGCTCTACATCAAGGTCAACCGGGACCTGCGCAAGGAGAACGTGGCCAAGCTCGTGGAGCTGTCCAAGAACACCTCGCCCAAGATGCTCTGGGACGGCGGCCCCTTCCTGCGCCTGCCCAACGCCGCGCCGCGCGCCGCCTTCGGCGACGGGCGCACCTACATGTACAAGAACCAGCGCATCGACGAGGAGACCCACCTGGGCGTGGACCTGGCGTCGCTGGAGAACGCCCAGGTCCCGGCGGCCCAGAGCGGCAAAGTCATCTTCACCGGGTTCTTCGGCATCTACGGCAACGCGGTGGTCATCGACCACGGCTGGGGCCTGCAGACCATCTACTCGCACCTGTCGCAGATCAGCGCCAAGGTGGGCGACGACGTGAAGAAGGGCGAGATCATCGGCAATACCGGGGCCACGGGCCTGGCCGCCGGAGACCACCTGCACTTCGGCATCATCCTGGGCGGCATCGAGATACAGCCCATCGAATGGTGGGACCCGCACTGGATCAAGGACAACATCACCAGCAAGTTCCAATAG